The following are encoded together in the Pleurocapsa sp. FMAR1 genome:
- a CDS encoding glycosyltransferase family 4 protein gives MHVLIAALHRPIKPTGVCRHAVNLAQCLASTNEVDKVTLVIGAWQLNYFKTSFVLDSPKIDLVSIELKNSSLSRNIWFVWGLAKLTNQLCPDLVHLSFPIPFWRSLFSCPVVTTIHDFYPYECPENFGYPNVWFNRWFLKQCVENSSGLSCVSQITLKNLNRYLPKISSQKLTTVIYNCVDFSQITPAIPTNIDSKYTESFLLCVGQHRQNKNLDLLIKAYVKLRNSNQITAQTKLIIIGATGPETEKLHSLIDYFALQELVLLESSINDSNLTWLYQNCELFIIASSTEGFCLPLAEAIYFASKVVCTDISVFREIGANNCTYFQLEGDSVSNLSNAIASTLNQSRADCDLHNYRFSKSKIAEQYVDFYAQLI, from the coding sequence ATGCACGTTTTGATTGCTGCCTTACATAGACCAATTAAGCCGACAGGAGTTTGCAGACACGCCGTTAATTTGGCACAGTGTCTTGCCAGTACCAACGAAGTAGATAAGGTAACGCTTGTAATTGGAGCATGGCAACTAAATTATTTTAAAACATCTTTTGTATTGGATTCACCAAAGATCGATCTAGTCAGCATCGAGCTTAAAAATAGTTCTTTATCCCGAAATATTTGGTTTGTTTGGGGATTAGCCAAACTAACAAATCAACTATGTCCCGATTTGGTTCATTTGTCATTTCCGATTCCCTTTTGGCGATCTTTATTTTCCTGTCCTGTAGTGACTACTATTCATGATTTTTATCCCTACGAATGTCCAGAAAACTTTGGCTATCCCAATGTCTGGTTTAATCGTTGGTTTCTTAAGCAATGTGTTGAGAATAGCAGTGGTCTAAGTTGTGTTTCGCAAATTACTTTGAAAAATCTAAATCGATACCTGCCGAAAATTAGTTCGCAAAAACTTACGACTGTAATTTACAATTGCGTAGATTTTTCTCAAATTACGCCAGCCATACCTACAAATATTGATTCAAAATATACTGAGTCTTTTTTACTGTGCGTAGGACAGCATCGACAAAACAAAAATTTAGATCTGCTGATTAAAGCCTATGTCAAGCTCAGAAACAGTAATCAGATAACAGCCCAAACTAAACTAATTATTATTGGTGCTACAGGGCCAGAAACTGAAAAACTCCATAGTTTGATAGATTATTTTGCCTTACAAGAATTAGTATTATTAGAATCATCAATTAACGACAGTAACTTGACTTGGCTATATCAAAACTGCGAACTGTTTATTATTGCATCATCTACTGAAGGATTTTGTTTGCCCTTAGCCGAAGCTATTTATTTTGCTTCCAAAGTGGTTTGTACTGACATTTCTGTTTTTCGTGAAATTGGTGCTAATAATTGCACATATTTTCAGTTAGAAGGAGATTCTGTATCAAATTTATCAAATGCGATCGCTAGTACTTTAAATCAATCTCGTGCCGATTGTGATTTGCATAATTATCGTTTTAGTAAATCAAAAATAGCCGAACAGTATGTTGATTTTTATGCCCAATTAATTTAA